The nucleotide window AATGACAATAATAATAATACTAAACATACCACAGAATAAAATTTTAGGAAGAATAGCCGGAATCACCGAACCTCGCCATTCAAACAGTAAACGAAACCAGAGTCTTTGTTGTCGATCGGAAAATTTTTTCATATACATTTAAATAAGCGATGATTCAATCCTTTAGGAGGGTTAAGGTGGGCAATGCCACCCTACAATTAGCGTTACTATATTATACCTGAGAACGCTTAAAATTTATTTTAGCCAACTGATTGTTATCCAACTAATGACAATTAAAATAATAATAATTATTCCTGTTTTGCTTTTTTTTGAGGGCGAATTTTCACTGATAAAGGGGTCATACTCTACGACTTTCCCAACCGATAGGCCGTCGCTTTTAATAATAAAGAGTCAGCAAAAGCGATCGCTTCATCTGCGGAATGTCCCCCCGTAAGTAAAGCTAATTCATCTCGCCGAGTTTGATGATTATTTAATTTTCTGACTCTAACTACAGTGCGAATTTCCGGAAAATTTAATTGACCATTTTGGGAATCTTCTTGTTTTGAATAGTCTTCAATCATTTCTTTTTCGACCCGAAAATGAGCATCGGCCATTGCTGCGACTAAAGGTTGATGAGTGACACATAAAATTTGATGTTTTTCACTCAATTGATGCAATTTTTCTGCGATCGCTTGAGCAACTTTTCCCGATACTCCTGCGTCTATTTCATCAAAAATCAGGGTATGAGAGGGGTTATCGGTTTGGGAAAAACAAGCTTTTAAGGCGAGGAGAAAACGACTCATTTCCCCCCCAGAAGCGGTATGAGAAAGAGGTTGTATTTTTTCGCCTGGGTTAGGACTAAAATAAAAGATAATTTGATCTGCACCCGTTACCCCAGGAGTACAAGGGAAGATTTTACAAGCAAAAATAACTTTGTCCATTGCTAAAGGTTTTAATTCTTTAATCAATTGTTTTTCTAATTTTTCGGCTGCTTGTTGACGAAGTTCGCTTAAATCTTCACAGGTTTTAATTAATTTTTCTTGGGCAATTTGATAATCTTTTTCTAATTGTTCGATCGACTGTTCACTATCAGTTAATTCACTTAATTCTTGTTGTAATTTCTCATAATGTGCGATTACTTCGGGTAACGTGGGGCCATATTTACGGCAAATTCGCTTTAAAATAAGAATGCGTTCTTCTACTTCTGTTAATCTTTCTGGATCGGCTTCTAAACCGTCTCCATAAGCGTTAATTTGTTGTCCGGCTTCTATAATTTGGGTCAGTGCCGTTTTGACCATCTCTAAAACCGAATTAATTTCATTATCATACTCTGCCATATTTGTCAAGAGTGACTCAGCATCGGCCAAGAGATCGGCGATCGCTAAGTCGCCGCTATCATTTTGATACAGAAGTTGATAGACTCGATAACTCAATTGTTGCAAGTCCACCACATGGGAAAGGCGATCGCGTTCTTGTTCTAATTGTTCGAGTTCGTCAGGGTCAGTTAATTTAACTTCTTCGAGTTCTTTAAGTTGATATTGAAGTAAATCGAGCCGTTGCAGGCGTTGTTGTTCTGATTGTCTGCGTTTTTCTAAAGTTTGATGAGCGGTTTTGGCAATTTCGTAAACTGAGACGACTTTTTGCCGTTGCGTTAAAATCGGTTGACCCCCATAGAGATCGAGTAATTCCCGTTGGATAGCGGAGTCCATTAACTGTACGGTTTGGCCTTGGGCCGTAATTTCCACCAAATGCTCTCGAAGTTGATTGATTAATGATAAATTAACTAAAACCCCATTAATCCGAGAACGCGATCGGATAGAATTACTGCTTAGGGTGAGTTCTCTCGTACAGACGAGAGTTCCATCGTCTAGGGGGTCTATTTGTTGTTGAGATAGCCACAGACTCAGGTTAGGATTAAGGTGAAAGGTAGCTTCTATCATAGCCTGTTGAGTGCCTTGGCGGATGAGACGATAATTAGCTTTACCCCCTAAGACGACATCGATCGCATCAAGAATAATTGATTTACCTGCGCCAGTTTCCCCCGTCAAAACGTTTAATTTTGTGCCAAACTCTAGTTCTAGTTGGTCAATCAGGGTAAAGTTTTGTATCCTAAGTACAGAGAGCATGGAGTTTTGAATAACCGTTGAGAATGATTAAAGGGTTGATCATACCTTTCTAGGGTAGAAAAAAATTGGGGGTTTAGGGGACTTTCTTGTAAAGATTTCAGGATGGGCGATCAGTTGAGTTACAAAATGTAACAGATTCGGTTCAGGGTTCAGGGTTGATGGTCATATTATAGAATGCAATCAATGGGTAGAGAAACAACATCTTTAAAAAAATCAACTATCCTGATACAGAATTAAATTTAAAACATTTAAATCATTAGACGCTAAAAAATATTTATCAGTAAACAATTTATGTCTAATCTCATTGAGACTATAACTTCTGAAGAGTAAAAAAGGAAAATTTTTATAGTTATATCCAATGGGTAAAATATTCCCGACTGGATAGACTGAACACAGATAAGATTCTAGTATATCTCGAAACCGTCGATCATCAGGTTCTTGATTATCCCCCATAAAATATTGATTCATCATCTCACTACACATAAAAGTAAACAAAGGCAAAAGATAATATTGATCTTCATACTGACTCTTTTGTTCTAATTTTTGGGTTTTGAGGGGATTTTCTTGAAGCAGATAGACTAATTCAATAGCTTGATCAATAGCAAATTTTAAATTTTCTGCTGTATTAGGATTCCGATAAATTCTCTCTAATTGGTTTAATAATTTAGTTTTATCGATCTCCGCCAGTTCTTGTTCTAATCGCATTTTATATTTTTCTTCGATGATTTTCCCTGCAACAGGGACAACTAATAAACTCCCACTAATATAACTGGTTTGCAGAGGAGGAAAATTGAGTAATTCCTCAAAACTGTTGTTTAATAGATTAACAAAATTATGATTAAATAATTCTTGTATGTCTAAATAAGATAAGTCTGTACTTCTGTCAACTTCAGGTCTATCTCTTAAAATAATTTCTACTGAACTGAATAAATTTTCTAATTGAGAAGAAACTTCTTTTAATAGCTGATTTGTGCGGTCTTTATAATGTTCTCTTTTTAACTGTTTAATTAACCCACTCATCTTACTACTAAATGTGTCTCCTGCTGCAAATACTGATTTACCTCCAATTGGAATAATGATAAAATTCTCTTTCCCAATTTTACCAAACCCAAAAATCCGGGTCATGACAGAAGCTTTTAAAATCAGCAAAATATTCAAAAGACTTAGCACACTTTCTCGTAAAGATAATTCTCGTTCATAACTAGACTCATCAGGAGAAGAATTAGAATTATGAGGATAATAAACAACTTGTTCAGATAAATAAAAAATAATCTCTTTTTCTTCATTATCTAACGTTTTATCAATCCCCTCTTCTTGATAATTTCCCCGACCTCTATAAATGACCTGAATCACTTCCATGAGGTTTTTTTCAATTTCAAAACGAGGAATATCCACGAGTATATGTTTAGCTTTAGGAAAGGATAATCCTCGACTAGCAGAAGCAGTCATAAAAATGATTTTTACTTGATTTTGATACTGAAAAATTTGCTGTTTTTCTAGGTCAGACAAACTGGCATGAATTTCTAAATAATCTTGATATTTTTGAAAATCCTGTTTTTTTTCCTGGATTCGCTCAATTAAATCAGCTAAACGATTTTTATCTTGAATATAGACAATAACTTGTCCGGCAGAAGGGTCTGATAAAAATGACTGAATATTGTTTACTATTTTTTCTTGAACTTTTTTCTGTAACTCATACTTTTTAGTTAAATAAATTTTGTCATTAAACCTTAAAGATTCAATCAAAATATGATAAGTAATTTTTAACCGTTTAGCGGGATAAGAATTAGCATTAATAACAATAGCTGATGAACGATTAAATTTAAATTCTTGTAGAGATAAAGGAGAAGATTCACCGGGGGACTTTCTAAAAAAGATTTTATTCGGTTCTGCTGAAGTTTCGGAAAGATGCTGATTAATAACATCAGGTTCAACAAGAGAAGCATCAGCAACAATAATTTTAACATTGATGCCATAGGGATTATTAATCAACCCATAATTAGACAAAATTTGACTGATTCTATCCAAAAATTCAACCCCGCTATCATCTCCCGTAATCTCATCAATCATGATCAATAAATGTTTAATCCGACGAGAGAAGTTTTTAATCTCTTTTTCAATCGGTTGACCTTCTCTTTCGTTATAAATGTCTTTAAATATTTTTTTAAAATAATCTAAAGTATCTTGATTATTAAAAAGCTTTTTTAAAGACTGTACGGCAACGGTTGCTACAATATTATTAGAGATGTTTTGATTAATTATAGTATAAATCCCTTCACAGATACTATTTAAGACGGCTCGATTTTTTTGTCCTTGATGTTGAAGTTGATCTTCGGTTAAGCGGGAAAAAGTTTTATGATAATTTTTTCGATAGTTTGCCTCATTTTTCTGATTAATAAATTGAACGGACTTCAGTTTAAAATTTTCCGAGTATCGATTCGACAGATAATGAACGGTAGAATTTCCGCCATAATTATGAATTAATCTAGAATTAGTATTAATCGCAAAAATCCGATCGTCACACAAAGATTCAGTTAAAGGATCGGTAAATTTTTCAATAATATCGAGGTTAACCTGTATTCTCGGACTGACATAGAAGAATAAAAACCCCTCATCTAAACAAGTTTCACTTTTTAAAAATTGTGAGATTGCTGTTGTTTTACCAATTCCCGGATTACCCGTTAAAAAGATATAAGTTGCCTCAGATTTTAAGGCTTTTTTAATGAGTTCACTATGTGCTTGTCTCAAGTTTAAAGTTGGATTAAGCTGTAATTCGGTCGCTAATTTTTCAGGAATAACATCTACTGAATTGGTAAACCCTTCTATCAGTTCATCATGAACAATAGGACTAATTCCATCTTGAGAAATATTGAAAAGCTTATCGACAAAAGTTTTCCCATTTTGAAAGCTTCTAATGGCGTTACGCTTAATCAAATTTAAAACCTCTTGACGTGCTTCTTGAATAGATTGATCTTTTAATTCATGTTTATAAATATGGGAACAAGTCGCTAAAATCTCACAATTATTTTTATTCAGCGTCATCCCACAAATTCCCCGATCGCTATACCCGATAATATTATAAATAACTGAAGCGTCATCCTTGAGTAACCCTCTATCTTTGAGGAATTCTGAGAAACTATAAGCATAACTACCGGCTTGAATGGCCTTGATACTTTCTTTGTCTTGACGTTTAAATGCTTGATAATAAAGAGATAAACTTTGAGATAAATTTAGCTCAGTGTTTTTTGTGTCTAAACTTAAATTAGAAAACACACTTTTACTTTTTAAATAACTAAGTTCACTGAGTAAAATACTCCGAAGAACTTCAATATTATCTATATCCAATAAATCTCGAATTGATTTAATCGAAAAGACAGAATAATCGATACAAATAATTCTTAATTCTTTGTTACACCGCATCAAAATTAGAGTATCAGCTTTTAAAAATTCTCCTTTTTGACAATAGTGATCTAAATTAATACCAGTTGCGACATGACCCAATTGAGATAAGATCTCTCTAAAAGCTTGTTTTTCATCTTTGGGATAAGTTCCTATACTATTATCTCCGGAAAAGCAACATTGATAATATAAAATTTCTAAATGCTTAAGATGACGTTCTTTCCATCCAGTCGAGTTAATATACTCACCCAAAAAATTTAACCCCGCTAAAAAACTTTTTTGAATGAAGAATATTGCCCATTTTTCTACAATTTTCCGATGGGTTTGACTGACAACTTGTTCTTTATCTGCTAGTCTTCGGAGGATTTTAGAGAAACTTAACTGCTGTAAGTCTTGACGATATAAATCCCCAAAATGATGCGTGATTTGATTTTGGTCAATATAAGTTAAGATTCCTATATTAAATCCAACTTCAAATAAACGTCCTAAATCTTTTCCTAATTCTGAATTATTCATATTTATGGTCTAGATTAAAGCTTTTCTAACTTCGGTTAAAAAGGCCAAGTAGTTAAATTTAACTTTACCTGTCATCTGATTAAATATAGATAATGCTCCGATAGAATCATCCCCAATAATATCTTGATAGGGATCGAGTTTTAAACTGATATTCCGTTGTTTAGTTGGATAAGCTTCATATTTAGAAAAATGGTATAAGGTTAAATACTGGAGTAAATCATTTTTCAGTTGACTATCATCGATTAATCCTTTATGAATATCGGTTTCATCTAAAATTCCTTCATAAATATTTAATAAGGTCGTATAAGACATCACCCCATTATAATAGCGTTCTGCTCCCACCGTGATTCCATTAAATAAATTAAAAAAGACTACAGATTTTTTATGGGGATCTTTGACGATATTGGTAAGCTCTGAAGTATCTTGAATATAGAGAGAGTTAACTTTAGGTGGATTCAATTTGACTACATAATATTTGTCAAAAAAGACTGGATAAATTTTCATGTCTTTTTTATCCCCTTTTAACGCTCGGATAATAGATTTAGACATAAAATATAATCCTTCATCTTCCTCTTTCGCTGTCAAATTGATCGTAGAAGAGTAGGGAGACTTAGCAATATATAAAAAATGTCTATATCCTTGGTTATAAAGCTTATTAAATTCATCAATGACTACATCAGGACGGGTATGGATTTCCTGACTATTATAATTCCCTGAAAAACTTCCTCTGGTATAAAGGCGAATTCTTCCATCTGACTGACGATAAATCCCTATCACTTGACCAAATAAATTAGAAATTTTATAATCATTAAATTTACTGCGATCACATTCTCGACTAGAGACAATGACGATGGCTAATTTATCTATTTCAGGCGTATAATCTGGATCATTTAATTGAAAAATTTTCGGGAGTATGGAATATAAAGAACTTAAACCATTTTTCAGTTTAAATTGCATATCTTTAATACAAAACCCTTGACAATTAGAGCGATGAGTTTCATTGAGCAAATGAGAAATCACTGTAAATAAAGAGCGTAGATACACTTCTTCTGGAGAAGGATCTTGTTTATCGGTTAGGTGCAGTCGTAAAATAGGAATAAATAAATGGTCTTTGGTGGAATCTAGTAATAGTTTTAAACTGATATAAGCGAGAATAGCAAAAGTCAATTGATACAGAAAAATTTTCGGGTTGTCTTCATCAGTAAAAATTCTTTCTTTAAGACGTTGATAATTATAGGTAAATTCTATTAAATTTTTTGAATTCCCTTGGTGATCGTTTAAAATGTTCTGAGCAAGGGTTTGACAATGACTCTGTTGAGGCACTAAAATTACTGGCACAGCCTTAACTTTTCTTAAGTCATAGTCTAGACTGAAGGTTTGATGATCTTCGGTTGAAAAATATTGAATATCACTAATTTGAATGCTAGCGGGTAAAGTAGACAAGGAAGTGTTATCTACTCTCGGATCGGTGATGGAGATATACTGTAAGGTAAGTTTAGGATTGTTTTTTAAGACACTTTTAAAAAAACTGCCACTTTGATCGATCGTTTGATAATTTCGCTCTAGAATTCCTTGTTTAAGGTTAATGTGTAAGGGATAGGGTCTCGTTGGGAACTTAGTCTTTTGATTAATATGTTTAAGCAAAAGTTTTTTGAGTTTTTGCAGTTTTTCATTAACTTGGTATTGTTCTAATCCCCGTTTAATTCCCCGTAAGCGTTTCTGTTTTTTTTCATCATCATCTTGCTGAAAAATTGGCATCATTTTTTCTTCAAAGCTAGCTCTGGGATCGTAATTTAAATCAGATTCAGGGGTATAATTTTCTTCCGATGGATTGTTGCCGGCAAAGACAAAGAAATATAATAAAGCTATTTTAAAGACTTTTTCGACAAAAAATTTATTTTTATAAGCATTGTTTAATCCTTCTTGATGCTCTTGACTCTCTGACTCAAGAAAGTTAATATAATAGTCAAAAACGGTTGTTCTTCCGGCTGTTGGAACTTTCCCGTCTAATTTTAATTTAAGTCCAAAAATAAATTGATATTTTCCTTCTTTTTCGTCTTTGATTTCTCCTAAATGTCCGCAAACTTGAGGAATAATGGGTAACATATCAAAAGCTTCAGCACGGTTAAAAAGCTCTCTTAAGTTAAAGGTTATTCCTGCATAGTTGATTTGATAATATCCATCTTGTTTGTCAGGATCATTAATATATGCTTCTAATTGTTCAAGTCGTTTAATTAAAATTTCTAAATAAATTAAATCTTGATGTTTCCCAATTTGTTCTTGAAGATGTTTTAAATAGATAATTCTGGCGGCTCTTTGCAGCTTGCCTAAAATTTCAGTTTCCATTAAACTTTTTAACCGGTTAAAATCAGATTGAGACTTATCCTGACTGATGGTATCTTCTAAGATATACCCCAAATTGTCTCGATCTTCTTCGGTTTCTGTCTTAAAATTAAGCTCAATAAAATTTCTCAGACTATCTCTTAACTGTTGGTGAAACTCATGAGTTTTTTCTACGGTAATAGTCAGCTTATGAAACCTCAATAAAGGAGAACGATTAACCCCTTTTTCCTCTAAACTTAAACGCTGTTTTTGTAACCCGCTATGAGTTTTGTTAAAAGGATAGGTAAAGCTTAACCCCTTTGTTTCTCCCTGAAACGTTTTTAAATCCGTTGCTAAAGCGGTTATATAATTTTCCAGAGAATTATCTTTTCCGCTCTCAGTTAAAGCCGATTTCATCAACTTTGTCAAGCCTGTTCTAATCTGCTGAATTTGATGGATAAATTCTTTTGGATTACTAAAATTGACCGTGGCCGTTTTGGCGCTGGTTGTCCCATTACCTAATGGATTTTCTACCTGTTTTGACGCAACCTGAAAGGCTATCTCATCAATATCAATGACTAATTGATTACTATTTTTAGTCAATCTAAACGGATTTTTAAGCTGTTTTTCTGCTAAAATTTTAATAATTGTATTCAATAAATCACTGTAATCTAACCGGATTAATCTATTGTCATCTTCTTTTAATAAATTTTTGTCCATGTTTATTCCTGAGCTTTAAATCCCGATTATCGGCAAATTTACCACCAAATCATTATATTTTCTGAAGACTCAGCGAACAATCGTGAAAACCTCAGTCTATACTCAACGGATCGACATCAATCGTCAGACTTACCGACTGAGGACATAAAGACCGTAATTCCGTTAAATCTCCGATCATATATTCCCCATCGGAGGGAAATTTTAATAAAATATGCCAGCGATAGCGCCTCGCTACCCTCATAATACTCGCCGGTGCAGGGCCCAAAATCTCACACTCATTCCCTAAGCGATCGCCACAAGCATCCGCTAATAATTCAGCCGTTTGTTGCACCTCTACCCCATCCATTCCCGTAATTCTCAGCAAAATTAAGCGACCATAGGGAGGATAACTTAAACTCTCTCGTTGGGGTAACTCTCTGTCGATAAATTGAGTATAATTATGCGATCGGACTGATTGAATCACCGGATGATCCGGGGAATAGGTT belongs to Gloeothece citriformis PCC 7424 and includes:
- the recN gene encoding DNA repair protein RecN; amino-acid sequence: MLSVLRIQNFTLIDQLELEFGTKLNVLTGETGAGKSIILDAIDVVLGGKANYRLIRQGTQQAMIEATFHLNPNLSLWLSQQQIDPLDDGTLVCTRELTLSSNSIRSRSRINGVLVNLSLINQLREHLVEITAQGQTVQLMDSAIQRELLDLYGGQPILTQRQKVVSVYEIAKTAHQTLEKRRQSEQQRLQRLDLLQYQLKELEEVKLTDPDELEQLEQERDRLSHVVDLQQLSYRVYQLLYQNDSGDLAIADLLADAESLLTNMAEYDNEINSVLEMVKTALTQIIEAGQQINAYGDGLEADPERLTEVEERILILKRICRKYGPTLPEVIAHYEKLQQELSELTDSEQSIEQLEKDYQIAQEKLIKTCEDLSELRQQAAEKLEKQLIKELKPLAMDKVIFACKIFPCTPGVTGADQIIFYFSPNPGEKIQPLSHTASGGEMSRFLLALKACFSQTDNPSHTLIFDEIDAGVSGKVAQAIAEKLHQLSEKHQILCVTHQPLVAAMADAHFRVEKEMIEDYSKQEDSQNGQLNFPEIRTVVRVRKLNNHQTRRDELALLTGGHSADEAIAFADSLLLKATAYRLGKS
- a CDS encoding helicase-related protein, which encodes MNNSELGKDLGRLFEVGFNIGILTYIDQNQITHHFGDLYRQDLQQLSFSKILRRLADKEQVVSQTHRKIVEKWAIFFIQKSFLAGLNFLGEYINSTGWKERHLKHLEILYYQCCFSGDNSIGTYPKDEKQAFREILSQLGHVATGINLDHYCQKGEFLKADTLILMRCNKELRIICIDYSVFSIKSIRDLLDIDNIEVLRSILLSELSYLKSKSVFSNLSLDTKNTELNLSQSLSLYYQAFKRQDKESIKAIQAGSYAYSFSEFLKDRGLLKDDASVIYNIIGYSDRGICGMTLNKNNCEILATCSHIYKHELKDQSIQEARQEVLNLIKRNAIRSFQNGKTFVDKLFNISQDGISPIVHDELIEGFTNSVDVIPEKLATELQLNPTLNLRQAHSELIKKALKSEATYIFLTGNPGIGKTTAISQFLKSETCLDEGFLFFYVSPRIQVNLDIIEKFTDPLTESLCDDRIFAINTNSRLIHNYGGNSTVHYLSNRYSENFKLKSVQFINQKNEANYRKNYHKTFSRLTEDQLQHQGQKNRAVLNSICEGIYTIINQNISNNIVATVAVQSLKKLFNNQDTLDYFKKIFKDIYNEREGQPIEKEIKNFSRRIKHLLIMIDEITGDDSGVEFLDRISQILSNYGLINNPYGINVKIIVADASLVEPDVINQHLSETSAEPNKIFFRKSPGESSPLSLQEFKFNRSSAIVINANSYPAKRLKITYHILIESLRFNDKIYLTKKYELQKKVQEKIVNNIQSFLSDPSAGQVIVYIQDKNRLADLIERIQEKKQDFQKYQDYLEIHASLSDLEKQQIFQYQNQVKIIFMTASASRGLSFPKAKHILVDIPRFEIEKNLMEVIQVIYRGRGNYQEEGIDKTLDNEEKEIIFYLSEQVVYYPHNSNSSPDESSYERELSLRESVLSLLNILLILKASVMTRIFGFGKIGKENFIIIPIGGKSVFAAGDTFSSKMSGLIKQLKREHYKDRTNQLLKEVSSQLENLFSSVEIILRDRPEVDRSTDLSYLDIQELFNHNFVNLLNNSFEELLNFPPLQTSYISGSLLVVPVAGKIIEEKYKMRLEQELAEIDKTKLLNQLERIYRNPNTAENLKFAIDQAIELVYLLQENPLKTQKLEQKSQYEDQYYLLPLFTFMCSEMMNQYFMGDNQEPDDRRFRDILESYLCSVYPVGNILPIGYNYKNFPFLLFRSYSLNEIRHKLFTDKYFLASNDLNVLNLILYQDS